The region aaaataatcattctaatATTTGTAGAATGATCTTGTATGATCTTGAtttctagtatttatttttcccacggtttttttttctctataatacatattaagaaataatataattcctaCAGCTGCCTTTTGCCTAACAACATTATTAATTCCTATTGATAAAGTTGTATGTAAATTGTTGTCACTGAATCTTACACAGTTGCCTTaagtttcttataaaattaagaatatatagtTTTAGACTTAATAAAAACtagcattttttttgttttgcttcaaGTTTGGTTTATTGATATAGGTGGGTATTCACCAGGAAGGAATTGTTCCAGgaataagttaatatatatttccctaaataaatgcatatgcatttatttcacaaacagAGATAGATACAGCCTTTAcgcataaaataaaagtctataTAACCTAGTAtctaaccatttagaaaaacatGTTATTGATTGAATAATGCCAAATTATccagaaatttatataaagtgatGTCTGAGGCTAGtgtaatgtatttaataaatctgaattgaataatttcatctcaattcattttttctccaatatgtatcattatgttcaatatttagatataacgggttttgaattcaattactaattacgaaaaaaacatcaaacatGTCAAAGTATTCAAGCCATTGATATTAAATGTTGATTATTgagaataatgtaaattttcgaTGGTATATAGTATAAaacccaaatatattttttttttctaagacagctttaataattcatttggactggaattaaatatatcatagtGTTTTGAAAAATCATAGTTGAATAGCCAAAATATGAAAGAagagtataaaatttaaatttttagaaattataaagacattaagtaaattaaattgtattttttgaaaaaaaaactaggcTCCATGTTTAATTTGAATTCGACAATTGCGTCACGAATCTGTaagtaattatgaatttaaattagagGTTTTTCTTAAAGCCCAATTGGgatacctttatttataattctgacAAACATTCAAACTGAATATAACACAATCCTTACACATAACTGATAtgggttaaagaaaacaacaattAGAAGTCCGAATTAACTACCCTTGTCgaaaaattagctaaaaatGTCCAGTTCTATCTCTATAGCACCTTCTAAATTTGTTGGTATGGGTttcttcttatatatacaagaatATATTACCTGCTCTTTATTGAGGATGGCCTCCACCTTAAAAACCCTCGCAAGATTCGACTCGGTGGCCACTACCCAATCATTTAATGACGTCTAGACTTctagtttttcttttaactttacTTGACACATTCTTACTAAAGGACTCACCCTTATTGTACTCGTAGAAAATACGTGCTGACGTTTCTATTTCCTCGCTACAGAAAGTGAAGTTAATACTCTCATCCTTGTTATTCGACTTATTCTTATAAATGGTACATTTCTGTTCAAGAttgattgcttcaaccttaaaGTGGGGTTTAGGACTTGTAgactggttttttttgtttttttgaaaacctAAAACATTAGCTGGCTCAAAAGAATCCGTACAAGTACAAAGTCTGATTATCCAATTCATCAGacaaaattgtatgaaaaatacaaaaaactgtTGATGACCTCCGAATACAAACACCGTTTACTAAAATTGTGTACCTCCATACCTGGTACACACCAAAGGatgcattaaataataatgctacTGGcctttaatttatgttttagacccagtatcattttataatcttaaattGGAGCAATTTTTTCCGAATCAAGTAATTGGAACCAGATTTATTTCAGGGAAAACAACTCTTTTAAGACTATTCTAGTTTTGACAAAGGAAATATAGTCTCGTAGCTAGTTGGATCAAACCCGTTGGACTACAATTTGTGGATAATCTTCGAGAGAGAGTCCATTTAAAGTTTACGGAAAACTATTGAAACCTTGTGGGTTTCCATTCTAAAGGCAGTAGCCAACATGACAAGGAATTAATCATGATGGCCTGGGCCAGATTCAGAGCCAGCTTaaaggctgtggttgaagctgagtgatgttggtttgagtgattaacTTCATTATAAACCCTTTATATCACAATGTAAAAGATTTGTAatttgctgaattaattttcgaaaatatattgTCATATATACATCATCCTTAAACTTTCCGGGTTTCAAATCCCAACCCTTTGTAGTTTTTTAACTATCTTTTGTATTAACGGACATCATATAACTTTAACATTACTATTTAACCTCATTTAGAtaggaataaaaatgattacataTGTGCATTAAATCTTTATGATTTAATGCATTGAATGAGTCTTAACCAAAAAAttagagttattattttttattttcttgattgctCCAACGAATATACTGTCAagtgtataaatttaataagaCTTGTACAGTCTGATAAATCACAATATTAaggtatttaaaagaaaatgttataattttggaAACGGAAGAGTCATAAACTCTAAATTAAAGTACATGAATTGGACACCAAATAGCCAATCTTATTTAATATGGAATAAGTAttacaatgaaatattatgtacCATACAAGCCATAATAAATCTTCTATGATTGATGCTGTtgtaactatttaattatttggtgATATACGATATTGACAAAACAAGGCAAAGTACATTCAGAATTAACactttttacatgttttttgacaatatttctGGATGATTTTAAGTTCACAATATCCGGTAAGCTGACTGCAGCCATCATCACCGTAAATATTCTCACaaactaaataatgaaaatcaagGGTATGAAGtctaatataaagtaaaataataaattacataccaCAGTTGAAACATGTCTTTTACAATGGTTCTGCATGTATTCGTTTTTTCCACAAAGATGCTTATAGTCGCTACAATACTTAAATGTGTCATCACAagctgcaaaaaaaagaaaaaagaacctcttttttttattattaagatatgGCAAATAGTACTCACGTTTAGAAGTTGGAGATGCTGGGGTTGTGGTAGTAGGTGCTGGAGTTGTATTAGCATCTTGGCATTCATAGGCTAATTTAGTCTTTTGAACATCCAAACTGCTCATTCCCCTTCTGTTAGAATTTGAGCGGTTGTAGACTTTTTCAATGTCATAGTGTTTCGACCATTAGTTGAAAAGctaggtaaataaataatattagaaatgaGTGTTATcgattattaaagttttaaaaatgatactaaCTATCGAAGTCCGTAGTGCATAATGGATCCATAATCGTAGTTCAATCCAAAGGTTGACGCTCTAAATCCAGCATAACAATTATCATATTGATCGACGCCTACACTTCCACAATATGGAATAGCAGCAGGTTCATTCTCTCCAAGAGCTCTCCAAAAGTTGCTGTGggttccaatttttaaattttcccagTTAATTTTAACATACTGGTCTCGATCAGGTCTTGTTTGTTCATGAGAAAATCCGAGGATGTGGAGCAATTCATGAGTTATAATGCCCAATacctatcaaaaaaattgttaataatagttttttacataatgaaaatCGTCGTACCACACACCCATTGGACTGTAAATGAAGTTGACTTCTTCCTCTTCTACTATTGTAGCCAAGATTAGCGAAGCATCCGTCTCCACCAGTAAAGATATCTAAATAGTTTGCTTCATTTGTTCTTTCAACATATGTGACGCATGTTCGATCCGAAATGTGCTTAAAAGCATCCATAATCGTTTGTCGTTGACTTGAAGAGAAATCTGAGCTGATTGTGTATGGGACAATTCCATTAGGCCATCGATTACTTCGTCCTCCAATAAAGTTCCTCGAATACATAGCGGCTCTATCGTAAGCATCTACCAACACTCTACAGCTGCCCTGTCCGGAAACATTTTCCTCACTCAAACAAATTGTGAAGAAGATTTGGAAGAATACAATTGCTATGAACAATTTTGCCATCTTTAAAAACCTAATGATGCTATAATAGACATTcagcattaatatatatactgttAATCTTCGTTGTGAGATGTTTTTACActtgtatttgaaataatataatagtacAAGAAAAGTAAACACCGAAAATATATGGCTATTGTCAAATAGATTTGTGATGAATGTATCTCATTTGGATTCATTTGACAGCTTCTAACATAATTGATATCCTGTTTTAGAGTTGTGAGTAATATTATGGCACAatacttaattgatttttattcgtaaattaattgtgttggaaaaaaatatttcgagtttTTTTAGTCAGTTATTGAGTAAATAGATTTGTCTTTAATCAGAATTTAgaggggttttttttctttaatttatgtacatacctCAGGCATTTATAGAtagatttgtagaaaaatatgatttgaaacGAGACTTTTTATCTTACTTTCCAAAGTTgctatcatacttttttttagcagagaatatatacgtataaagtctatgtgttgtttttttacatctgaATCACATTACAAACACTTATTGTTGATGTCATCTTGTCACTTATTTGACAACTTCTTACGTGGGATTTTGTGGTGGTTCTGTTAAAttggaacataaatatatatagggtgGTCCAGATACATTGGAAAAATCTTATTAGGCCTATGACAAACGAACAAAATGGTGTATAgccagttttttttaaattatttgaaagttacattttatgaaattccattgtttatataaaaaactgcCTTTCTTTATAACCCTGGTGCTAGAAGATTTGGAAGGTCCAGGGAATccatatttgaattgaattgccaatgaaatttttcaaagcCTCTGCATACAAGTTATAAAAAGGTATCATGCTTGACCCCCTCCCAGATATAAAATTGCATGGGTAATATtcctacaaatattaataaaccaatttcaactaaaagacaaaaataaagttattcgattttttgttttgaatatttattttctattaattttgtattttctaaattaacagcATATATAAACATGAGATACTAGAGAAACAGAAACATTGGAATATCAAAATTTCCACGATTCtcacaattatttaaaacagtCACAATACGTTGGTAACAATCAGGATATCGTTTTCTTTGAACTGGCGAAGGATGACATACAAGCTGTTAAATGcgattaatatacaaaatattaatattttaaggaataaaaataaatcattctaaTATTTGTAGAATGATCTTGTATGATCTTGAtttctagtatttatttttcccacggttttttttctctataatacatattaagaaataatataattcctaCAGCTGCCTTTTGCCTAACAACATTATTAATTCCTATTGATAAAGTTGTATGTAAATTGTTGTCACTGAATCTTACACAGTTGCCTTaagtttcttataaaattaagaatatatagtTTTAGACTTAATAAAAACtagcatttttttgttttgcttcaaGTTTGGTTTATTGATATAGGTGGGTATTCACCAGGAAGGAATTGTTCCAGgaataagttaatatatatttccctaaataaatgcatatgcatttatttcacaaacagAGATAGATACAGCCTTTAcgcataaaataaaagtctataTAACCTAGTAtctaaccatttagaaaaaacatGTTATTGATTGAATAATGCCAAATTATccagaaatttatataaagtgatGTCTGAGGCTAGtgtaatgtatttaataaatctgaattgaataatttcatctcaattcatttttctccaatatgtatcattatgttcaatatttagatataacGGGTTTTGAATTCAATTACTAATTACGAAAAAACATCAAACATGTCAAAGTATTCAAGCCATTGATATTAAATGTTGATTATTgagaataatgtaaattttcgaTGGTATATAGTATAAaacccaaatatatttttttttttttctaagacagctttaataattcatttggactggaattaaatatatcataggGTTTTGAAAATCATAGTTGAATAGCCAAAATATGAAAGAagagtataaaatttaaatttttagaaattataaagacattaagtaaattaaattgtattttttgaaaaaaaaactaggcTCCATGTTTAATTTGAATTCGACAATTGCGTCACGAATCTGTaagtaattatgaatttaaattagagGTTTTTCTTAAAGCCCAATTGGgatacctttatttataattctgacaaacaaacaaacattcaaaCTGAATATAACACAATCCTTACACATAACTGatatgggttaaaaaaaaacaacaattagaAGTCCGAATTAACTACCCTTGTCgaaaaaaattagctaaaaatGTCCAGTTCTATCTCTATAGCACCTTCTAAATTTGTTGGTATGGGTttcttcttatatatacaagaatATATTACCTGCTCTTTATTGAGGATGGCCTCCACCTTAAAAACCCTCGCAAGATTCGACTCGGTGGCCACTACCCAATCATTTAATGACGTCTAGACTTctagtttttcttttaactttacTTGACACATTCTTACTAAAGGACTCACCCTTATTGTACTCGTAGAAAATACGTGCTGACGTTTCTATTTCCTCGCTACAGAAAGTGAAGTTAATACTCTCATCCTTGTTATTCGACTTATTCTTATAAATGGTACATTTCTGTTCAAGAttgattgcttcaaccttaaaGTGGGGTTTAGGACTTGTAGactggtttttttgttttttttttgaaaacctaAAACATTAGCTGGCTCAAAAGAATTCGTACAAGTACAAAGTCTGATTATCCAATTCATCAGacaaaattgtatgaaaaatacaaaaactgttGATGACCTCCGAATACAAACACCGTTTACTAAAATTGTGTACCTCCATACCTGGTACACACCAAAGGatgcattaaataataatgctacTGGcctttaatttatgttttagacccagtatcattttataatcttaaattGGAGCAATTTTTTCCGAATCAAGTAATTGGAACCAGATTTATTTCAGGGAAAACAACTCTTTTAAGACTATTCTAGTTTTGACAAAGGAAATATAGTCTCGTAGCTAGTTGGATCAAACCCGTTGGACTACAATTTGTGGATAATCTTCGAGAGAGAGTCCATTTAAAGTTTACGGAAAACTATTGAAACCTTGTGGGTTTCCATTCTAAAGGCAGTAGCCAACATGACAAGGAATTAATCATGATGGCCTGGGCCAGATTCAGAGCCAGCTTaaaggctgtggttgaagctgagtgatgttggtttgagtgattaacTTCATTATAAACCCTTTATATCACAATGTAAAAGATTTGTAatttgctgaattaattttcgaaaatatattgTCATATATACATCATCCTTAAACTTTCCGGGTTTCAAATCCCAACCCTTTGTAGTTTTTTAACTATCTTTTGTATTAACGGACATCATATAACTTTAACATTACTATTTAACCTCATTTAGAtaggaataaaaatgattacataTGTGCATTAAATCTTTATGATTTAATGCATTGAATGAGTCTTAACCAAAAAttagagttattatttttattttcttgattgctCCAACGAATATACTGTCAagtgtataaatttaataagaCTTGTACAGTCTGATAAATCACAATATTAaggtatttaaaagaaaatgttataattttggaAACGGAAGAGTCATAAACTCTAAATTAAAGTACATGAATTGGACACCAAATAGCCAATCTTATTTAATATGGAATAAGTAttacaatgaaatattatgtacCATACAAGCCATAATAAATCTTCTATGATTGATGCTGTtgtaactatttaattatttggtgATATACGATATTGACAAAACAAGGCAAAGTACATTCAGAATTAACACTTTTTACAtgtttttgacaatatttctGGATGATTTTAAGTTCACAATATCCGGTAAGCTGACTGCAGCCATCATCACCGTAAATATTCTCACaaactaaataatgaaaatcaagGGTATGAAGtctaatataaagtaaaataataaattacataccaCAGTTGAAACATGTCTTTTTACAATGGTTCTGCATGTATTCGTTTTTTCCACAAAGATGCTTATAGTCGCTACAATACTTAAATGTGTCATCACAagctgcaaaaaaaagaaaaaagaacctcttttttttttattattaagatatgGCAAATAGTACTCACGTTTAGAAGTTGGAGATGCTGGGGTTGTGGTAGTAGGTGCTGGAGTTGTATTAGCATCTTGGCATTCATAGGCTAATTTAGTCTTTTGAACATCCAAACTGCTCATTCCCCTTCTGTTAGGAATTTGAGCGGTTGTAGACTTTTTCAATGTCATAGTGTTTCGACCATTAGTTGAAAAGctaggtaaataaataatattagaaatgaGTGTTATcgattattaaagttttaaaaatgatactaaCTATCGAAGTCCGTAGTGCATAATGGATCCATAATCGTAGTTCAATCCAAAGGTTGACGCTCTAAATCCAGCATAACAATTATCATATTGATCGACGCCTACACTTCCACAATATGGAATAGCAGCAGGTTCATTCTCTCCAAGAGCTCTCCAAAAGTTGCTGTGggttccaatttttaaattttcccagTTAATTTTAACATACTGGTCTCGATCAGGTCTTGTTTGTTCATGAGAAAATCCGAGGATGTGGAGCAATTCATGAGTTATAATGCCCAATacctatcaaaaaaattgttaataatagttttttacataatgaaaatCGTCGTACCACACACCCATTGGACTGTAAATGAAGTTGACTTCTTCCTCTTCTACTATTGTAGCCAAGATTAGCGAAGCATCCGTCTCCACCAGTAAAGATATCTAAATAGTTTGCTTCATTTGTTCTTTCAACATATGTGACGCATGTTCGATCCGAAATGTGCTTAAAAGCATCCATAATCGTTTGTCGTTGACTTGAAGAGAAATCTGAGCTGATTGTGTATGGGACAATTCCATTAGGCCATCGATTACTTCGTCCTCCAATAAAGTTCCTCGAATACATAGCGGCTCTATCGTAAGCATCTACCAACACTCTACAGCTGCCCTGTCCGGAAACATTTTCCTCACTCAAACAAATTGTGAAGAAGATTTGGAAGAATACAATTGCTATGAACAATTTtgccatctttaaaaaaataatgatgctaTAATAGACATTcagcattaatatatatactgttAATCTTCGTTGTGAGATGTTTTTACActtgtatttgaaataatataatagtacAAGAAAAGTAAACACCGAAAATATATGGCTATTGTCAAATAGATTTGTGATGAATGTATCTCATTTGGATTCATTTGACAGCTTCTAACATAATTGATATCCTGTTTTAGAGTTGTGAGTAATATTATGGCACAatacttaattgatttttattcgtaaattaattgtgttggaaaaaaatatttcgagtttTTTTAGTCAGTTATTGAGTAAATAGATTTGTCTTTAATCAGAATTTAGaggggtttttttctttaatttatgtacatacctCAGGCATTTATAGAtagatttgtagaaaaatatgatttgaaacGAGACTTTTTATCTTACTTTCCAAAGTTgctatcatacttttttttagcagagaatatatacgtataaagtctatgtgttgttttttacatCTGAATCACATTACAAACACTTATTGTTGATGTCATCTTGTCACTTATTTGACAACTTCTTACGTGGGATTTTGTGGTGGTTCTGTTAAAttggaacataaatatatatagggtgGTCCAGATACATTGGAAAAATCTTATTAGGCCTATGACAAACGAACAAAATGGTGTATAgccagtttttttaaattatttgaaagttacattttatgaaattccattgtttataaaaaaaactgccTTTCTTTATAACCCTGGTGCTAGAAGATTTGGAAGGTCCAGGGGAATccatatttgaattgaattgccaatgaaatttttcaaagcCTCTGCATACAAGTTATAAAAAGGTATCATGCTTGACCCCTCCCAGATATAAAATTGCATGGGTAATATtcctacaaatattaataaaccaatttcaactaaaaagacaaaaaataaagttattcgattttgttttgaatatttattttctattaattttgtattttctaaattaacagcATATATAAACATGAGATACTAGAGAAACAGAAACATTGGAATATCAAAATTTCCACGATTCtcacaattatttaaaacagtCACAATACGTTGGTAACAATCAG is a window of Lepeophtheirus salmonis unplaced genomic scaffold, UVic_Lsal_1.4 unplaced_contig_10985_pilon, whole genome shotgun sequence DNA encoding:
- the LOC121130713 gene encoding LOW QUALITY PROTEIN: hatching enzyme 1.2-like (The sequence of the model RefSeq protein was modified relative to this genomic sequence to represent the inferred CDS: inserted 2 bases in 2 codons) produces the protein MAKLFIAIVFFQIFFTICLSEENVSGQGSCRVLVDAYDRAAMYSRNFIGGRSNRWPNGIVPYTISSDFSSSQRQTIMDAFKHISDRTCVTYVERTNEANYLDIFTGGDGCFANLGYNSRRGRSQLHLQSNGCVVLGIITHELLHILGFSHEQTRPDRDQYVKINWENLKIGTHSNFWRALGENEPAAIPYCGSVGVDQYDNCYAGFRASTFGLNYDYGSIMHYGLRYFSTNGRNTMTLKKSTTAQIXNRRGMSSLDVQKTKLAYECQDANTTPAPTTTTPASPTSKPCDDTFKYCSDYKHLCGKNEYMQNHCXKTCFNCVCENIYGDDGCSQLTGYCELKIIQKYCQKTCKKC
- the LOC121130711 gene encoding astacin-like metalloprotease toxin 3; translation: MAKLFIAIVFFQIFFTICLSEENVSGQGSCRVLVDAYDRAAMYSRNFIGGRSNRWPNGIVPYTISSDFSSSQRQTIMDAFKHISDRTCVTYVERTNEANYLDIFTGGDGCFANLGYNSRRGRSQLHLQSNGCVVLGIITHELLHILGFSHEQTRPDRDQYVKINWENLKIGTHSNFWRALGENEPAAIPYCGSVGVDQYDNCYAGFRASTFGLNYDYGSIMHYGLRYFSTNGRNTMTLKKSTTAQIPNRRGMSSLDVQKTKLAYECQDANTTPAPTTTTPASPTSKPCDDTFKYCSDYKHLCGKNEYMQNHCKKTCFNCVCENIYGDDGCSQLTGYCELKIIQKYCQKHVKSVNSECTLPCFVNIVYHQIIK